The following are encoded together in the Streptomyces rapamycinicus NRRL 5491 genome:
- a CDS encoding FecCD family ABC transporter permease has translation MSARLLLLIAGGPAALLASVAFAVTIGPADISTADVWAAVTAHLGLGKSTLPPLRDGIVWNLRMPRTLLAAVCGAGLALCGAVMQSLLRNPLADPFVLGVSSGASTGAVTVVVLGVGGGAVSLSAGAFTGALVSFGLVLVLSHSLGGSTDRVVLSGVAAMQLFSALTSFIVLTSADADTTRAVLFWLLGSLTGAGWGDVLLCTGVLAAVLVVCLGHARTLDAFAFGEEAAAALGVRVARTRLVLLCATALLTATLVSSAGAIGFVGLVLPHATRALTGSGHARLLPVTALAGAIFLVWVDTAARTVIDPQEVPVGVVTSLIGVPAFVAVLYRGRRKT, from the coding sequence GTGAGCGCCCGCCTCCTGCTGCTGATCGCGGGAGGGCCGGCCGCGCTGCTCGCGTCGGTCGCGTTCGCCGTGACCATCGGCCCGGCCGACATCTCCACCGCCGACGTATGGGCGGCGGTCACCGCCCATCTCGGCCTGGGGAAGAGCACCTTGCCGCCGCTCCGGGACGGCATCGTGTGGAACCTGCGCATGCCGCGCACACTGCTCGCCGCGGTGTGCGGGGCGGGCCTGGCCCTCTGCGGGGCCGTGATGCAGTCCCTGCTGCGCAATCCACTGGCCGACCCGTTCGTGCTCGGGGTGTCCTCGGGTGCCTCCACGGGTGCCGTCACCGTGGTCGTGCTCGGCGTGGGCGGCGGGGCCGTGTCCCTGTCGGCGGGCGCGTTCACCGGTGCGCTGGTGTCGTTCGGCCTGGTGCTGGTACTCAGCCACAGCCTCGGTGGCAGCACCGACCGCGTGGTGCTGTCCGGGGTGGCCGCCATGCAGCTGTTCTCCGCGCTGACCTCGTTCATCGTCCTCACCTCCGCGGACGCCGACACCACCCGGGCCGTGCTGTTCTGGCTCCTCGGCTCGCTCACCGGCGCCGGATGGGGCGATGTACTGCTGTGCACCGGCGTCCTGGCCGCCGTCCTCGTGGTCTGTCTCGGCCACGCCCGCACCCTGGACGCGTTCGCCTTCGGGGAGGAGGCCGCGGCGGCGCTCGGCGTCCGGGTGGCCCGTACCCGTCTCGTCCTGCTGTGCGCCACCGCGCTGCTCACCGCGACCCTGGTCAGCTCCGCCGGGGCCATCGGCTTCGTCGGCCTGGTCCTCCCGCACGCCACCCGCGCCCTCACCGGGTCCGGCCACGCCCGTCTGCTGCCGGTCACCGCGCTGGCCGGGGCCATCTTCCTGGTGTGGGTGGACACCGCCGCCCGCACCGTCATCGACCCCCAGGAGGTCCCGGTGGGCGTGGTGACGTCCCTCATCGGCGTACCGGCCTTCGTCGCCGTGCTCTACCGCGGCCGGAGGAAGACATGA
- a CDS encoding ABC transporter ATP-binding protein, whose protein sequence is MTDSTAKTPGLESAAETPGLESSAAAPEAASGLRADRVSRRTDGRLIVDGITLALRPGETVGLLGPNGSGKSTLLRLLAGILAPSAGVVALDGRALAQVGRRATARRIATVEQHAHTQTELTVREVAALGRIPHRRAWASASATDTRAVDAALERSGLTDRAGQSWHTLSGGERQRTQIARALAQEPRELLLDEPTNHLDIQHQLDLLDLVVSLPIATVIALHDLNLAAMYCDRLLVLREGHVVAEGTPGDVLTPSLIKRVYGVQADVSHDPGHPVIRFLRRTPKQ, encoded by the coding sequence ATGACCGACTCCACCGCGAAAACCCCCGGCTTGGAGTCCGCCGCGGAAACCCCCGGCTTGGAGTCCTCCGCCGCCGCCCCGGAAGCGGCGTCCGGGCTCCGCGCGGACCGGGTCAGCCGCCGCACCGACGGCCGGCTGATCGTCGACGGCATCACCCTCGCCCTGCGGCCCGGCGAGACGGTTGGCCTGCTCGGCCCCAACGGCTCCGGGAAGTCAACCCTGTTGCGGCTGCTCGCCGGGATCCTCGCCCCCTCCGCCGGAGTGGTCGCCCTGGACGGCCGCGCCCTGGCACAGGTCGGCCGCCGCGCCACGGCCCGCCGTATCGCCACCGTCGAACAGCACGCCCACACCCAGACCGAGCTGACCGTGCGCGAGGTGGCGGCCCTCGGCCGCATCCCGCACCGGCGCGCCTGGGCGTCGGCCTCCGCGACGGACACCCGGGCCGTCGACGCGGCCCTGGAGCGCAGCGGACTGACCGACCGGGCCGGTCAGTCGTGGCACACCCTCTCCGGTGGCGAGCGCCAGCGCACCCAGATCGCCCGGGCCCTCGCCCAGGAACCGCGCGAGCTGCTGCTCGACGAGCCGACCAACCACCTCGACATCCAGCACCAGCTCGATCTGCTCGACCTCGTCGTCAGCCTGCCGATCGCCACCGTGATCGCCCTCCACGACCTCAACCTCGCCGCGATGTACTGCGACCGGCTGCTCGTCCTCCGCGAGGGACACGTCGTCGCCGAAGGCACTCCCGGCGATGTGCTGACCCCGTCCTTGATCAAGCGGGTCTACGGCGTCCAAGCCGATGTCAGCCACGATCCGGGCCACCCGGTCATCCGCTTCCTGCGCCGGACCCCGAAGCAGTGA
- a CDS encoding response regulator — protein sequence MSDAADTRPPADAPIRVLIADDQAMVRTGFRLILDSQPGIEVAGEAADGSECVELARRLRPEVCLVDIRMPNLDGLEATRLLAGPGVVDPLRVVVVTTFDQDDYVDTAIRNGACGFLLKDAGPELLVEAVRSAVRGGAMVSPAVTVRLLRQWASRPRRVTRANPLTGRELDIARLVAVGRTNQEICAELHLSLSTVKTHLSNIQAKLTVRNRVEIAAWAWDTGAVRAR from the coding sequence GTGAGCGATGCGGCGGACACACGGCCTCCCGCGGACGCCCCCATCCGTGTGCTGATCGCGGATGACCAGGCGATGGTGCGCACCGGGTTCCGGCTGATCCTCGATTCCCAGCCCGGAATCGAGGTGGCGGGCGAGGCCGCCGATGGCTCCGAGTGCGTGGAGCTGGCGCGACGGCTGCGTCCCGAGGTGTGCCTGGTCGACATCCGGATGCCGAACCTGGACGGCCTGGAGGCGACCCGGCTGCTCGCCGGGCCCGGAGTGGTGGATCCGCTGCGGGTCGTCGTGGTCACCACGTTCGACCAGGACGACTACGTGGACACCGCGATCCGCAATGGAGCCTGTGGCTTCCTGCTCAAGGACGCCGGTCCCGAACTCCTGGTGGAGGCGGTGCGGTCGGCCGTGCGCGGTGGCGCGATGGTGTCTCCGGCGGTCACCGTGCGGCTGCTCCGGCAATGGGCGAGCCGCCCCCGCCGCGTCACCCGGGCGAACCCCCTGACCGGCCGGGAGCTGGACATCGCCCGGCTGGTGGCGGTGGGCCGGACCAACCAGGAGATCTGTGCCGAACTGCACCTGTCGCTGTCCACGGTGAAGACGCACCTGAGCAACATCCAGGCCAAGCTCACCGTCCGCAACCGCGTCGAGATCGCGGCCTGGGCCTGGGACACCGGAGCGGTGCGCGCCCGTTAG
- a CDS encoding nuclear transport factor 2 family protein: MGMTPERLADFGEAWRRKDLDLLMEFMAEECVFRASVGPEPGMTFRGRAEVRKGFELMLAYDAGLESRPGGSAFVAGDRGAAQWSYTGTDADGQVHEVHGCDMFEFDGDRIRVKDAYRRVHGDIGHAATD, translated from the coding sequence ATGGGGATGACACCGGAACGGCTGGCGGACTTCGGCGAGGCATGGCGGCGGAAGGATCTCGACCTGCTGATGGAGTTCATGGCGGAGGAGTGTGTGTTCCGCGCGTCCGTCGGCCCGGAGCCGGGCATGACCTTCCGCGGCCGGGCCGAAGTGCGCAAGGGTTTTGAACTGATGCTCGCCTACGACGCGGGGCTGGAGTCGCGGCCCGGTGGGTCGGCCTTCGTCGCCGGGGACCGGGGCGCTGCCCAGTGGTCCTACACCGGTACCGATGCCGATGGCCAGGTCCATGAGGTGCACGGCTGCGACATGTTCGAGTTCGACGGCGATCGGATCCGGGTGAAGGACGCCTACCGGCGCGTTCACGGAGACATCGGTCATGCTGCCACCGACTAG
- a CDS encoding CGNR zinc finger domain-containing protein yields MLPPTRAEDVEGLPVGIALLHHFANTEDRRGFVAHGRRLTGHDALATPVDLERWLREHDLLVGDAPGTKAHQGHLTRAHELRTALRAALRQDAEGDGQGGEAAVGYSFHVTLTAGHGARLTIAADPVDTALAHIVMSALTATVNGTWHRLRMCPAPDCQWVFYDNSRPGRARWCSPQLCGNRAKTQAYRRRQST; encoded by the coding sequence ATGCTGCCACCGACTAGGGCCGAGGACGTCGAGGGCCTCCCGGTGGGCATCGCCCTGCTCCATCACTTCGCCAACACCGAGGACCGCCGGGGGTTCGTGGCGCACGGGCGGCGCCTTACGGGGCACGACGCGCTCGCCACGCCCGTCGATCTGGAGCGCTGGCTGCGGGAGCATGACCTGCTCGTGGGCGACGCCCCCGGCACCAAGGCCCATCAGGGCCACCTGACCAGGGCCCACGAGCTGCGCACGGCGCTGCGGGCGGCGCTGCGCCAGGACGCGGAGGGTGACGGCCAGGGTGGCGAAGCCGCGGTCGGCTACTCCTTCCACGTCACACTGACCGCCGGTCACGGCGCCCGTCTGACCATCGCCGCCGACCCCGTGGACACCGCCCTCGCGCACATCGTCATGTCCGCGCTGACCGCCACCGTGAATGGGACCTGGCATCGGCTCAGGATGTGTCCGGCCCCCGACTGCCAGTGGGTCTTCTACGACAACTCCCGCCCGGGCCGGGCCAGATGGTGCTCACCTCAGCTGTGCGGCAACCGCGCGAAGACGCAGGCGTATCGCCGCCGCCAATCGACCTGA
- a CDS encoding epoxide hydrolase family protein, whose product MPDAPPRAEPFTPRTDPAAIEDLRARLRATRWPDAPEDAGWALGTDLAYLRELVAYWADGFDWAAQEAALARLPRFRVRLGGLGIHFAHVKAAAPAGPALPLVLSHGWPDSFWRYTKVIPHLTDPGAHGADPADAFDVVVPDAPGYGYSDRPTGPPLDSIAVAGLWAELMDVLGYARFGAAGGDIGSHVSRYLALDHPGRVAAVHRMDGGLPVFTGDPADLTPEERAWFEGVTGWGAAEGAYAAMHRTKPQTAAVGLTDSPAGLAAWIVEKLRAWSDCDGDIERSFTKDEILTNVTLYWFTGTIGSAMRMYHANAAIPPAQHARRVEVPSGFSLFRGDIVRPPRAWLERTTNLVRMTEPARGGHFAPFEEPELYAEELRAFFRPYRAAATG is encoded by the coding sequence ATGCCGGATGCCCCGCCCCGAGCCGAGCCGTTCACCCCGCGGACCGACCCCGCCGCCATCGAGGACCTCCGCGCGCGGCTGCGCGCGACCCGCTGGCCGGACGCGCCCGAGGACGCCGGGTGGGCGCTCGGGACCGACCTCGCCTACCTCCGTGAGCTCGTCGCCTACTGGGCGGACGGGTTCGACTGGGCGGCGCAGGAGGCGGCGCTCGCCCGGCTGCCCCGGTTCCGCGTCCGGCTCGGCGGCCTCGGGATCCACTTCGCACACGTCAAGGCCGCCGCCCCGGCCGGGCCCGCCCTGCCGCTGGTGCTCAGCCACGGCTGGCCGGACTCGTTCTGGCGCTATACGAAGGTCATCCCGCACCTCACCGACCCCGGTGCGCACGGCGCCGACCCCGCCGACGCGTTCGACGTGGTCGTGCCCGACGCGCCGGGCTACGGGTACTCCGACCGGCCCACCGGCCCGCCGCTCGACTCCATCGCCGTCGCCGGGCTGTGGGCCGAGCTGATGGACGTCCTCGGCTATGCGCGGTTCGGCGCGGCGGGCGGGGACATCGGCAGCCATGTGAGCCGCTACCTCGCGCTCGACCACCCCGGCCGGGTGGCGGCCGTGCACCGCATGGACGGCGGACTGCCCGTCTTCACCGGCGACCCGGCGGACCTCACGCCCGAGGAGCGCGCCTGGTTCGAGGGCGTCACGGGCTGGGGCGCGGCCGAGGGCGCGTACGCCGCCATGCACCGCACCAAGCCGCAGACCGCCGCGGTCGGGCTCACCGACTCACCGGCCGGGCTGGCCGCGTGGATCGTCGAGAAGCTCCGGGCGTGGAGCGACTGCGACGGCGACATCGAGCGGAGCTTCACCAAGGACGAGATCCTCACCAACGTCACGCTCTACTGGTTCACGGGCACGATCGGCTCCGCGATGCGCATGTACCACGCCAATGCCGCCATCCCGCCCGCGCAGCACGCCCGCCGGGTCGAGGTGCCGTCCGGCTTCTCGCTCTTCCGCGGCGATATCGTCCGCCCGCCGCGGGCGTGGCTGGAGCGCACCACGAACCTCGTGCGGATGACCGAGCCCGCGCGCGGCGGACACTTCGCGCCGTTCGAGGAGCCCGAGCTCTACGCGGAGGAGCTGCGCGCCTTCTTCCGTCCCTACCGGGCGGCGGCGACGGGCTGA